In Apium graveolens cultivar Ventura chromosome 10, ASM990537v1, whole genome shotgun sequence, the following are encoded in one genomic region:
- the LOC141689501 gene encoding putative white-brown complex homolog protein 30 isoform X4, producing MFSADNYVKPNKNCNLTSWFSGCEPGRACSDGKGKDVDMKNKKEMPSRTLDCLPCCESFFLPTRAYLHDALPSRCLLSSCRTQQNYWLHKTKSPSIPINLLLGMKAISVEQQTCGEMLCLPKRYFVLQDIIVKLLQRKLLAPRDITAGLDLQNNKKR from the exons ATGTTTTCTGCTGATAACTATGTAAAACCTAACAAAAACTGTAATCTAACTTCGTGGTTTTCTGGATGTGAGCCTGGAAGGGCTTGTAGTGATGGAAAAGGCAAGGACGTCGATATGAAGAATAAAAAGGAAATGCCTTCTCGAACTCTTGACTGTCTACCTTGTTGTGAAAGCTTTTTTTTGCCCACACGGGCTTACCTGCATGATGC CTTGCCCTCTAGGTGCTTATTGTCCAGTTGCAGAACTCAACAAAACTACTGGT TGCACAAAACAAAATCTCCATCTATACCTATCAACCTCCTTCTGGGGATGAAGGCCATAAGTGTGGAGCAGCAGACATGTGGGGAGATGTTATGTCTACCAAAGAGATATTTTGTTCTGCAGGATATTATTGTCAAACTCCTACAAAGAAAACTACTTGCACCAAGGG ACATTACTGCAGGACTGGATCTACAAAACAATAAA AAAAGGTGA
- the LOC141689501 gene encoding putative white-brown complex homolog protein 30 isoform X1 translates to MFSADNYVKPNKNCNLTSWFSGCEPGRACSDGKGKDVDMKNKKEMPSRTLDCLPCCESFFLPTRAYLHDALPSRCLLSSCRTQQNYWLHKTKSPSIPINLLLGMKAISVEQQTCGEMLCLPKRYFVLQDIIVKLLQRKLLAPRGCFKMATCDAQTENQYTTAYGILVSVGLTLLLLIIYNFSDQVLHLREKNKAKSREAAKRSARET, encoded by the exons ATGTTTTCTGCTGATAACTATGTAAAACCTAACAAAAACTGTAATCTAACTTCGTGGTTTTCTGGATGTGAGCCTGGAAGGGCTTGTAGTGATGGAAAAGGCAAGGACGTCGATATGAAGAATAAAAAGGAAATGCCTTCTCGAACTCTTGACTGTCTACCTTGTTGTGAAAGCTTTTTTTTGCCCACACGGGCTTACCTGCATGATGC CTTGCCCTCTAGGTGCTTATTGTCCAGTTGCAGAACTCAACAAAACTACTGGT TGCACAAAACAAAATCTCCATCTATACCTATCAACCTCCTTCTGGGGATGAAGGCCATAAGTGTGGAGCAGCAGACATGTGGGGAGATGTTATGTCTACCAAAGAGATATTTTGTTCTGCAGGATATTATTGTCAAACTCCTACAAAGAAAACTACTTGCACCAAGGG GTTGTTTCAAGATGGCCACCTGTGATGCACAAACCGAGAATCAGTATACTACAGCTTATGGCATCTTGGTTTCT GTTGGGTTGACACTCTTACTTCTGATCATCTACAACTTCTCTGATCAAGTTCTCCATCTTAGAGAAAAGAATAAAGCAAAGTCCAGAGAAGCTGCTAAAAGGAGTGCAAGGGAAACATGA
- the LOC141689501 gene encoding putative white-brown complex homolog protein 30 isoform X2 — MFSADNYVKPNKNCNLTSWFSGCEPGRACSDGKGKDVDMKNKKEMPSRTLDCLPCCESFFLPTRAYLHDALPSRCLLSSCRTQQNYWLHKTKSPSIPINLLLGMKAISVEQQTCGEMLCLPKRYFVLQDIIVKLLQRKLLAPRDITAGLDLQNNKVVSRWPPVMHKPRISILQLMASWFLLG; from the exons ATGTTTTCTGCTGATAACTATGTAAAACCTAACAAAAACTGTAATCTAACTTCGTGGTTTTCTGGATGTGAGCCTGGAAGGGCTTGTAGTGATGGAAAAGGCAAGGACGTCGATATGAAGAATAAAAAGGAAATGCCTTCTCGAACTCTTGACTGTCTACCTTGTTGTGAAAGCTTTTTTTTGCCCACACGGGCTTACCTGCATGATGC CTTGCCCTCTAGGTGCTTATTGTCCAGTTGCAGAACTCAACAAAACTACTGGT TGCACAAAACAAAATCTCCATCTATACCTATCAACCTCCTTCTGGGGATGAAGGCCATAAGTGTGGAGCAGCAGACATGTGGGGAGATGTTATGTCTACCAAAGAGATATTTTGTTCTGCAGGATATTATTGTCAAACTCCTACAAAGAAAACTACTTGCACCAAGGG ACATTACTGCAGGACTGGATCTACAAAACAATAAA GTTGTTTCAAGATGGCCACCTGTGATGCACAAACCGAGAATCAGTATACTACAGCTTATGGCATCTTGGTTTCT GTTGGGTTGA
- the LOC141689501 gene encoding putative white-brown complex homolog protein 30 isoform X3 has translation MKNKKEMPSRTLDCLPCCESFFLPTRAYLHDALPSRCLLSSCRTQQNYWLHKTKSPSIPINLLLGMKAISVEQQTCGEMLCLPKRYFVLQDIIVKLLQRKLLAPRGCFKMATCDAQTENQYTTAYGILVSVGLTLLLLIIYNFSDQVLHLREKNKAKSREAAKRSARET, from the exons ATGAAGAATAAAAAGGAAATGCCTTCTCGAACTCTTGACTGTCTACCTTGTTGTGAAAGCTTTTTTTTGCCCACACGGGCTTACCTGCATGATGC CTTGCCCTCTAGGTGCTTATTGTCCAGTTGCAGAACTCAACAAAACTACTGGT TGCACAAAACAAAATCTCCATCTATACCTATCAACCTCCTTCTGGGGATGAAGGCCATAAGTGTGGAGCAGCAGACATGTGGGGAGATGTTATGTCTACCAAAGAGATATTTTGTTCTGCAGGATATTATTGTCAAACTCCTACAAAGAAAACTACTTGCACCAAGGG GTTGTTTCAAGATGGCCACCTGTGATGCACAAACCGAGAATCAGTATACTACAGCTTATGGCATCTTGGTTTCT GTTGGGTTGACACTCTTACTTCTGATCATCTACAACTTCTCTGATCAAGTTCTCCATCTTAGAGAAAAGAATAAAGCAAAGTCCAGAGAAGCTGCTAAAAGGAGTGCAAGGGAAACATGA